TTTTCCATAGCCCTGTTTAATCATGAGAGGAGCAAATCCCCGGGCAACCAGAAAATAACCTGTGAGATTGGTGTCAATCAGATTGCGGAATCCTTCAGGGGTAACCTGGAAAAAAGGCTGCGGTTCGATGAGGAAGCGCTTATTGACGGTTTGCATGCCAATGCCGGCGTTATTAACTAAAACGTCAAGTTTTCCCCATGTTTTTTCTACCCAATGAACGGCATCGGCAACCGATGTTTCTGAACGAACATCTAAGGGCAAAGGATAGGCATCCAGACCCGATGATGCAAGCCGTTTAATTTGATTATTCAATTTTACTCCCGGCCGGGATGCTAAAGCAACTGTAGCTCCCGAACGAAGAAGCCCCTCTGCCATGGCCAGCCCGATGCCGCTTGAAGCACCAGTCACAACAATGTGGATTCCCGATAAGTCTGTGTTAGGTTTTGAAGTAAATATATCCGTCATTTTTGGCCTCCTGAAAAATTGTACTATGAGTATAATACGAAAAGGGGAAAAAAGAAAACCAGTATTTTTGTCAGCAGCCGCGGCGATATGAACATTAAAAAAGAAGGAAAGCAGCAGATTATTAATTTTAGTTAAATTTTAAATTTTCTTGGTTTGGAGAGTTTTCGTAGAAGGAGTTTAAGAAACATTCCAGAATTCTTATAAAATTATTAATCCTATTGGGGTTAGTTAGCTTGTTGTAAGGAGGATGCCTTTATGGATGCTGTCGTTCTAAATAATATTCCCTGCCAAATTGACCTGGAAATACTTTGCAAGAAGTTACGTCTTAAAGAAGACAGTTCTTTTTACGAAGAAGTCGCAAAACTGGTAGCTGAGGCGCAGCAAATTGCCCGGCCAAAAGGAATCTACAAAAGTACTCTTATCGAAGAAAAGGGCGATAATTTTGTTACAATTGAAGGAATTAAATTTACAAGCAAAATTTTGAGAAAAAACATCGGTGAAAATTACATGGTCTTTCCCTTTGTGGCAACATGTGGGGTGGAGATCGAGGAATGGTCAAAACAATTTGATGACTATTTTACAGTCTATTGTGTGGATACAATTAAGGAAATGGTTCTGCAAAATGCACGTCAAGCTTTAATGTCACAAATTGATAAAATCTTTAATTTAGAACATGCTTCCAATATGAACCCAGGCTCACTTCCGGACTGGCCAATCACGGAACAAAGACCGCTATTTAAACTTTTAGGAAATGTCGAAGAGTTAATCGGCGTTCATCTTACAGAAAGCTGCCTTTTATTGCCGGTAAAAACCGTATCTGGTATACGTTTTTTCAAAGAAAGTTCATTTGAAAGCTGTCAATTGTGTCTCAAACTAGAGTGTCCTAATCGAAAAGCTCCTTTTAATGAAGAAATGTATAAGCAGTATCATGGATAATTTAAGAGCAGGGACTTAACCTTTAGTGGTTAAGTCCTTTTCTAATCCTATACAAAAAAAGACGTGACTCATTTTCAGGGAAATGGTGTAGTCCACAAATGTGGCGCGTGGCCGCGAAACCATAGTCATCTATAAATATCTTGATATAGTTAGCTGAAATTAGTTGACTATGTCAAGTTAATGTGGTAATTTTAAACGAAATATGGAGGAGGCAACACTATGAATGCAATCAACACGCAGTTAGTACATACCATTCGCAAGTTTAACCGCTTTTACACAAATATCCTTGGACTTTTAGATCGGCACATGCTGGAGAGCGACTTCTCACTGTCAGAAGCCCGCATATTATATGAAATTAGACATATTGAGAATTGCACGGCTAAACGATTAAGAGAGGAACTAAGAATTGACGCAGGTTATCTAAGCAGGATTTTAAAACGCTTTGAAAAAGAAGGTTTAATTTATAGAGAACAGTCTGCCGAGGATGGTCGACTGTATTACCTTTATCCGACGGAATATGGAAAAGAGACTATGGCCAAACTGGATGAGCGATCTAATCAACAAATCCTTGAGATGATTAGAGAATTAGGGGAAGAAAAGCAAAAAAATCTCGTTCAAAGTATGCAAGGCATTGAAAGTGCCCTGGCAAGAGATTCTTTTAAAAATAATAAATTTACTTTGCGATCTGATTTGCAGCCTGGAGATGTTGGGCAGCTGATTCACCTGCATGGTCGGATTTATGCCGATGAATGTGGGTACAACCATTTTTTTGAAGGCTATGTCTGTAAGACCTTTTACAACTTTTTCGAAAACTATAGTCCTAATAAGGACAGGTTTTGGTTTGCTGAATTAAATGGAGAGATGATAGGTGCCATTGCTATCGTCGGACATTCGGCTGAGAAAGCTCAGCTCAGATGGTTTATACTCCGGCCGGAATACCGGGGAGTGGGTATTGGCCAAAAAATGTTGAAGGAAGCCTTGCAATACTCCAGAGAAAAGGGCTATAAAACCCTATTCTTGGAGAACACGGAAGACCAACAAAAGGCAATAAAAATGTATACGAAGGCGGGGTTCAGAAAAGTGTCAGCCCACGAAAATCATGCCTGGGGAAAAGATTTAATTGAGCAGACTTTTGAGCTGAATTTATAGAAGTGGAAATAAACGATTGCACATGTGGAAGATTTTCGATATAATCAAATTAGTTGAATAACAGAAGATAGAGGTGGGTCAAACAAGAGTAACTAAGCTGAGGTTGGGAGATACCTGTGATGCTTAGAGAAAGGGGATGGCTCCGAAGGGTGGATTTCTCTCAAATTCATGCCTGGTTCCCGGATTAAGAGTTCTGGAACTGTCACCGTTTATCGGTGAAGAGCTATCGTTTTATGTGCATTATTTAATTTATTAGTTTTGTATATAACAAGGCGTTAGCATAAGCAGCGCCTTGTTTTTTTATACTAATCAGAAAGCATAACCTAAAGGTATATACTTTCTGAAGCATAAGTGCAACTATGGCGGCTGCCTTCGCCTAAAGGCTGCAAGAAGGCTAATACGTACAAAGACAGTGTCTTCAGGCACCAGCCTAGTTTTCTAATCAGCAGTGGCAAGGTTATATACAAAAGTGATAAAACTTAAAGCTAGGAATGTTGGGACCTTGCTAAATGTGCAGACATAATAAGTGTAATAAGAGGTAAGGAGTGGAAATATGTCTTTTGGAAAAATACTAACAGCGATGGTCACCCCATTAAATGAACAATTAGAGGTTGATTATGAAGCAGCAAAGCAATTAGCTTTACACTTGATTGATCACGGAAATGATGGAATTGTTGTTGCAGGGACAACGGGAGAGTCACCGACAATTTCCTCAGAAGAAAAACTGGAATTATTCAAAGTGGTTAAAGAGGCTGTTGGACCTCGAGGAGTTGTTATTGCAGGGATAGGTTCCTATTCCACTGCTGAAAGTGTTGCTTTGGCTAAAAAAGCCGCTGCCCTTGGAGTCGATGGGCTGATGGCGGTCGTGCCTTATTACAACAAACCATCACAAGAGGGTTTGTATCAGCATTTTCGAACTATAGCCGAAGCCACACCGCTGC
This Desulfosporosinus orientis DSM 765 DNA region includes the following protein-coding sequences:
- a CDS encoding vitamin B12 dependent-methionine synthase activation domain-containing protein codes for the protein MDAVVLNNIPCQIDLEILCKKLRLKEDSSFYEEVAKLVAEAQQIARPKGIYKSTLIEEKGDNFVTIEGIKFTSKILRKNIGENYMVFPFVATCGVEIEEWSKQFDDYFTVYCVDTIKEMVLQNARQALMSQIDKIFNLEHASNMNPGSLPDWPITEQRPLFKLLGNVEELIGVHLTESCLLLPVKTVSGIRFFKESSFESCQLCLKLECPNRKAPFNEEMYKQYHG
- a CDS encoding bifunctional helix-turn-helix transcriptional regulator/GNAT family N-acetyltransferase; this encodes MNAINTQLVHTIRKFNRFYTNILGLLDRHMLESDFSLSEARILYEIRHIENCTAKRLREELRIDAGYLSRILKRFEKEGLIYREQSAEDGRLYYLYPTEYGKETMAKLDERSNQQILEMIRELGEEKQKNLVQSMQGIESALARDSFKNNKFTLRSDLQPGDVGQLIHLHGRIYADECGYNHFFEGYVCKTFYNFFENYSPNKDRFWFAELNGEMIGAIAIVGHSAEKAQLRWFILRPEYRGVGIGQKMLKEALQYSREKGYKTLFLENTEDQQKAIKMYTKAGFRKVSAHENHAWGKDLIEQTFELNL
- a CDS encoding SDR family NAD(P)-dependent oxidoreductase, with protein sequence MTDIFTSKPNTDLSGIHIVVTGASSGIGLAMAEGLLRSGATVALASRPGVKLNNQIKRLASSGLDAYPLPLDVRSETSVADAVHWVEKTWGKLDVLVNNAGIGMQTVNKRFLIEPQPFFQVTPEGFRNLIDTNLTGYFLVARGFAPLMIKQGYGKIINISMNHETMKRQGFIPYGPSRAATESLSYIMAADLQTYGITVNMLLPGGATDTGMIPEEFRRQITFPLLRPRVMIEPIIFLASSKSDGITAERISALEFSQWLKERETLN